The DNA region TAATTGATGGCGGCTTTCAAGCCGCCGTTAAAGCGGGCTTCCCCATAACCAACAAGGTCGAAGTTCCAAAGTCGGTGGGTAAATATGAAGTAAGCGCCTGGGCGTTGCCCTTATCGACTATCGATGAAGTAGAAACAGTAGCTCAAACCGCAGATCATATTGTAATCGATGTGCGTGATGCCAATCGTTTCGCCGGATTAACAGAACCCATAGATACCGTTGCTGGCCATATCCCTGGTGCAACCAACATTCCATTTACCGAAAACTTAACTGCCGATGGTCGCTTTTTATCGCCAGACCTATTAAAAGAAAAATATACTGCAGCCCTTGGCGAAATTAAACCTGAAAATGTGATTGTACATTGCGGATCGGGAATAACCGCTTGTCATACGCTTTTGGCAATGGATTACGCTGGTCTGTCGATCCCAAAACTATATGTAGGCTCGTGGAGCGAGTGGAGCAGAAACAATAAGGAAATGGTATTGCTTAATAACTAACATCTAATGAATAGCTTCAAAAGCATGCGCAATGCCATCAAAAGTATAACTATTTGCATTTGGTTATCAGCTAGTTTCAGCCAGCTACAAGGCCAAACGTTAAACAAGCAAAAGCTCGACAGTCTTTTTGATCGTCTTTCGGCCGACAACCAGGCAATGGGAACCTTCGCGATCGCAAAAAATGGAAACGTTTTATATTCACGGTCCAT from Pedobacter endophyticus includes:
- a CDS encoding sulfurtransferase, which translates into the protein MFKLSPIIKPEDLTWINQDEEIVLIDASAGSKARYDEQHLTGALFADVNEDLANIGDFAVGGRHPLPTSEQFSTVLQKLGITKDSHVIVYDDKNGGNAAARLWWMLRAIGHEKVQVIDGGFQAAVKAGFPITNKVEVPKSVGKYEVSAWALPLSTIDEVETVAQTADHIVIDVRDANRFAGLTEPIDTVAGHIPGATNIPFTENLTADGRFLSPDLLKEKYTAALGEIKPENVIVHCGSGITACHTLLAMDYAGLSIPKLYVGSWSEWSRNNKEMVLLNN